The following coding sequences lie in one Mus musculus strain C57BL/6J chromosome 11, GRCm38.p6 C57BL/6J genomic window:
- the 1810010H24Rik gene encoding UPF0450 protein C17orf58 homolog isoform X8 yields the protein MISCEPAPPPHRKPDSRETPGPRAQPLPEFSRRPRAAYAGPRAWPDPRRRKTAPPADNRAGFRDAVHAPAALPGPRLAQAENRASPPEDSPRRALSRAVRPPGARAASPAHPNRPRAAAQPSGTPQALSPEDREPETQSCARACSADADEWEAYCASEFAAVNGIVHDVDVLGAGMRLVTLLVDPDGLYKMSRLYITPDGFFFRVHILALDSSSCHKPCPEFKPGIEIPSPEKAIHRVLYNATGDLSAAAQLLLVTPAPNSLFKDQALSRASHTPGKHVISYTPRICLFQTGS from the exons ATGATCTCGTGCGAGCCAG CCCCGCCGCCGCACCGAAAGCCCGACTCCCGGGAGACTCCAGGGCCACGCGCGCAGCCGCTGCCCGAGTTCTCGCGCCGCCCGCGTGCCGCCTACGCAGGACCGCGCGCCTGGCCCGACCCCCGGCGCCGGAAGACCGCGCCGCCCGCCGACAACCGCGCCGGCTTCCGGGATGCAGTGCACGCGCCCGCGGCGCTTCCGGGCCCGCGCCTCGCGCAGGCGGAGAACCGCGCGTCCCCGCCCGAGGACTCTCCGCGGCGCGCGCTCTCTCGGGCCGTGCGACCTCCGGGCGCGCGCGCCGCCAGCCCCGCCCACCCGAACCGGCCGCGCGCAGCAGCGCAGCCCTCTGGGACCCCGCAGGCGCTGTCGCCGGAGGACAGGGAGCCAGAGACTCAGTCCTGCGCGCGCGCCTGCAGCGCGGACGCGGACGAGTGGGAGGCCTATTGCGCCAGCGAATTCG CAGCGGTGAATGGAATCGTGCACGACGTGGACGTGTTGGGCGCGGGCATGCGCCTGGTGACTCTTCTGGTGGACCCCGACGGGCTGTACAAGATGAGCCGCCTGTACATCACTCCCGACGGCTTTTTCTTCCGCGTGCATATACTAGCCCTGGACTCCTCCAGTTGCCATAAGCCGTGTCCAGAATTTAAACCCGGTATCGAAATCCCGTCCCCCGAAAAGGCCATTCATCGTGTCCTTTATAATGCTACTGGGGACCTGAGTGCTGCAGCCCAGCTTCTGTTGGTCACCCCAGCACCCAACTCCCTTTTCAAAGACCAGGCGTTGAGCAGGGCCTCACATACGCCAGGCAAGCATGTCATAAGTTACACTCCCAGAATTTGTCTTTTTCAGACAGGCTCTTGA
- the 1810010H24Rik gene encoding UPF0450 protein C17orf58 homolog isoform X2, whose protein sequence is MTARALWLLCLIVGWSPEAPVAERKAPPPHRKPDSRETPGPRAQPLPEFSRRPRAAYAGPRAWPDPRRRKTAPPADNRAGFRDAVHAPAALPGPRLAQAENRASPPEDSPRRALSRAVRPPGARAASPAHPNRPRAAAQPSGTPQALSPEDREPETQSCARACSADADEWEAYCASEFAAVNGIVHDVDVLGAGMRLVTLLVDPDGLYKMSRLYITPDGFFFRVHILALDSSSCHKPCPEFKPGIEIPSPEKAIHRVLYNATGDLSAAAQLLLVTPAPNSLFKDQALSRASHTPGKHVISYTPRICLFQTGS, encoded by the exons ATGACAGCTCGAGCCCTCTGGCTTCTCTGTTTGATCGTCGGATGGTCCCCCGAAGCCCCGGTGGCGGAGAGAAAAG CCCCGCCGCCGCACCGAAAGCCCGACTCCCGGGAGACTCCAGGGCCACGCGCGCAGCCGCTGCCCGAGTTCTCGCGCCGCCCGCGTGCCGCCTACGCAGGACCGCGCGCCTGGCCCGACCCCCGGCGCCGGAAGACCGCGCCGCCCGCCGACAACCGCGCCGGCTTCCGGGATGCAGTGCACGCGCCCGCGGCGCTTCCGGGCCCGCGCCTCGCGCAGGCGGAGAACCGCGCGTCCCCGCCCGAGGACTCTCCGCGGCGCGCGCTCTCTCGGGCCGTGCGACCTCCGGGCGCGCGCGCCGCCAGCCCCGCCCACCCGAACCGGCCGCGCGCAGCAGCGCAGCCCTCTGGGACCCCGCAGGCGCTGTCGCCGGAGGACAGGGAGCCAGAGACTCAGTCCTGCGCGCGCGCCTGCAGCGCGGACGCGGACGAGTGGGAGGCCTATTGCGCCAGCGAATTCG CAGCGGTGAATGGAATCGTGCACGACGTGGACGTGTTGGGCGCGGGCATGCGCCTGGTGACTCTTCTGGTGGACCCCGACGGGCTGTACAAGATGAGCCGCCTGTACATCACTCCCGACGGCTTTTTCTTCCGCGTGCATATACTAGCCCTGGACTCCTCCAGTTGCCATAAGCCGTGTCCAGAATTTAAACCCGGTATCGAAATCCCGTCCCCCGAAAAGGCCATTCATCGTGTCCTTTATAATGCTACTGGGGACCTGAGTGCTGCAGCCCAGCTTCTGTTGGTCACCCCAGCACCCAACTCCCTTTTCAAAGACCAGGCGTTGAGCAGGGCCTCACATACGCCAGGCAAGCATGTCATAAGTTACACTCCCAGAATTTGTCTTTTTCAGACAGGCTCTTGA
- the 1810010H24Rik gene encoding UPF0450 protein C17orf58 homolog isoform X9, giving the protein MRLVTLLVDPDGLYKMSRLYITPDGFFFRVHILALDSSSCHKPCPEFKPGIEIPSPEKAIHRVLYNATGDLSAAAQLLLVTPAPNSLFKDQALSRASHTPGKHVISYTPRICLFQTGS; this is encoded by the coding sequence ATGCGCCTGGTGACTCTTCTGGTGGACCCCGACGGGCTGTACAAGATGAGCCGCCTGTACATCACTCCCGACGGCTTTTTCTTCCGCGTGCATATACTAGCCCTGGACTCCTCCAGTTGCCATAAGCCGTGTCCAGAATTTAAACCCGGTATCGAAATCCCGTCCCCCGAAAAGGCCATTCATCGTGTCCTTTATAATGCTACTGGGGACCTGAGTGCTGCAGCCCAGCTTCTGTTGGTCACCCCAGCACCCAACTCCCTTTTCAAAGACCAGGCGTTGAGCAGGGCCTCACATACGCCAGGCAAGCATGTCATAAGTTACACTCCCAGAATTTGTCTTTTTCAGACAGGCTCTTGA
- the 1810010H24Rik gene encoding UPF0450 protein C17orf58 homolog isoform X7, producing MVTQASNAPPPHRKPDSRETPGPRAQPLPEFSRRPRAAYAGPRAWPDPRRRKTAPPADNRAGFRDAVHAPAALPGPRLAQAENRASPPEDSPRRALSRAVRPPGARAASPAHPNRPRAAAQPSGTPQALSPEDREPETQSCARACSADADEWEAYCASEFAAVNGIVHDVDVLGAGMRLVTLLVDPDGLYKMSRLYITPDGFFFRVHILALDSSSCHKPCPEFKPGIEIPSPEKAIHRVLYNATGDLSAAAQLLLVTPAPNSLFKDQALSRASHTPGKHVISYTPRICLFQTGS from the exons ATGGTGACACAGGCCAGCAATG CCCCGCCGCCGCACCGAAAGCCCGACTCCCGGGAGACTCCAGGGCCACGCGCGCAGCCGCTGCCCGAGTTCTCGCGCCGCCCGCGTGCCGCCTACGCAGGACCGCGCGCCTGGCCCGACCCCCGGCGCCGGAAGACCGCGCCGCCCGCCGACAACCGCGCCGGCTTCCGGGATGCAGTGCACGCGCCCGCGGCGCTTCCGGGCCCGCGCCTCGCGCAGGCGGAGAACCGCGCGTCCCCGCCCGAGGACTCTCCGCGGCGCGCGCTCTCTCGGGCCGTGCGACCTCCGGGCGCGCGCGCCGCCAGCCCCGCCCACCCGAACCGGCCGCGCGCAGCAGCGCAGCCCTCTGGGACCCCGCAGGCGCTGTCGCCGGAGGACAGGGAGCCAGAGACTCAGTCCTGCGCGCGCGCCTGCAGCGCGGACGCGGACGAGTGGGAGGCCTATTGCGCCAGCGAATTCG CAGCGGTGAATGGAATCGTGCACGACGTGGACGTGTTGGGCGCGGGCATGCGCCTGGTGACTCTTCTGGTGGACCCCGACGGGCTGTACAAGATGAGCCGCCTGTACATCACTCCCGACGGCTTTTTCTTCCGCGTGCATATACTAGCCCTGGACTCCTCCAGTTGCCATAAGCCGTGTCCAGAATTTAAACCCGGTATCGAAATCCCGTCCCCCGAAAAGGCCATTCATCGTGTCCTTTATAATGCTACTGGGGACCTGAGTGCTGCAGCCCAGCTTCTGTTGGTCACCCCAGCACCCAACTCCCTTTTCAAAGACCAGGCGTTGAGCAGGGCCTCACATACGCCAGGCAAGCATGTCATAAGTTACACTCCCAGAATTTGTCTTTTTCAGACAGGCTCTTGA
- the 1810010H24Rik gene encoding UPF0450 protein C17orf58 homolog isoform 1 precursor (isoform 1 precursor is encoded by transcript variant 1) yields MTARALWLLCLIVGWSPEAPVAERKAPPPHRKPDSRETPGPRAQPLPEFSRRPRAAYAGPRAWPDPRRRKTAPPADNRAGFRDAVHAPAALPGPRLAQAENRASPPEDSPRRALSRAVRPPGARAASPAHPNRPRAAAQPSGTPQALSPEDREPETQSCARACSADADEWEAYCASEFAAVNGIVHDVDVLGAGMRLVTLLVDPDGLYKMSRLYITPDGFFFRVHILALDSSSCHKPCPEFKPGSRYIVMGHIYHKRRQLPSALLQVLRGRLRPGDGLIRGSSSYVKRFNRKREWQVRGATHTQCI; encoded by the exons ATGACAGCTCGAGCCCTCTGGCTTCTCTGTTTGATCGTCGGATGGTCCCCCGAAGCCCCGGTGGCGGAGAGAAAAG CCCCGCCGCCGCACCGAAAGCCCGACTCCCGGGAGACTCCAGGGCCACGCGCGCAGCCGCTGCCCGAGTTCTCGCGCCGCCCGCGTGCCGCCTACGCAGGACCGCGCGCCTGGCCCGACCCCCGGCGCCGGAAGACCGCGCCGCCCGCCGACAACCGCGCCGGCTTCCGGGATGCAGTGCACGCGCCCGCGGCGCTTCCGGGCCCGCGCCTCGCGCAGGCGGAGAACCGCGCGTCCCCGCCCGAGGACTCTCCGCGGCGCGCGCTCTCTCGGGCCGTGCGACCTCCGGGCGCGCGCGCCGCCAGCCCCGCCCACCCGAACCGGCCGCGCGCAGCAGCGCAGCCCTCTGGGACCCCGCAGGCGCTGTCGCCGGAGGACAGGGAGCCAGAGACTCAGTCCTGCGCGCGCGCCTGCAGCGCGGACGCGGACGAGTGGGAGGCCTATTGCGCCAGCGAATTCG CAGCGGTGAATGGAATCGTGCACGACGTGGACGTGTTGGGCGCGGGCATGCGCCTGGTGACTCTTCTGGTGGACCCCGACGGGCTGTACAAGATGAGCCGCCTGTACATCACTCCCGACGGCTTTTTCTTCCGCGTGCATATACTAGCCCTGGACTCCTCCAGTTGCCATAAGCCGTGTCCAGAATTTAAACCCG GAAGCAGGTATATTGTGATGGGCCACATCTACCATAAGAGACGGCAGCTCCCCAGTGCGCTGCTCCAGGTCCTAAGGGGGCGCCTGCGTCCAGGAGACGGGCTGATCCGGGGTAGCAGCAGCTACGTGAAGAGGTTTAACCGAAAGCGGGAGTGGCAAGTTCGAGGTGCCACCCACACCCAGTGCATTTGA
- the 1810010H24Rik gene encoding UPF0450 protein C17orf58 homolog isoform X3: protein MTARALWLLCLIVGWSPEAPVAERKAPPPHRKPDSRETPGPRAQPLPEFSRRPRAAYAGPRAWPDPRRRKTAPPADNRAGFRDAVHAPAALPGPRLAQAENRASPPEDSPRRALSRAVRPPGARAASPAHPNRPRAAAQPSGTPQALSPEDREPETQSCARACSADADEWEAYCASEFAVNGIVHDVDVLGAGMRLVTLLVDPDGLYKMSRLYITPDGFFFRVHILALDSSSCHKPCPEFKPGIEIPSPEKAIHRVLYNATGDLSAAAQLLLVTPAPNSLFKDQALSRASHTPGKHVISYTPRICLFQTGS, encoded by the exons ATGACAGCTCGAGCCCTCTGGCTTCTCTGTTTGATCGTCGGATGGTCCCCCGAAGCCCCGGTGGCGGAGAGAAAAG CCCCGCCGCCGCACCGAAAGCCCGACTCCCGGGAGACTCCAGGGCCACGCGCGCAGCCGCTGCCCGAGTTCTCGCGCCGCCCGCGTGCCGCCTACGCAGGACCGCGCGCCTGGCCCGACCCCCGGCGCCGGAAGACCGCGCCGCCCGCCGACAACCGCGCCGGCTTCCGGGATGCAGTGCACGCGCCCGCGGCGCTTCCGGGCCCGCGCCTCGCGCAGGCGGAGAACCGCGCGTCCCCGCCCGAGGACTCTCCGCGGCGCGCGCTCTCTCGGGCCGTGCGACCTCCGGGCGCGCGCGCCGCCAGCCCCGCCCACCCGAACCGGCCGCGCGCAGCAGCGCAGCCCTCTGGGACCCCGCAGGCGCTGTCGCCGGAGGACAGGGAGCCAGAGACTCAGTCCTGCGCGCGCGCCTGCAGCGCGGACGCGGACGAGTGGGAGGCCTATTGCGCCAGCGAATTCG CGGTGAATGGAATCGTGCACGACGTGGACGTGTTGGGCGCGGGCATGCGCCTGGTGACTCTTCTGGTGGACCCCGACGGGCTGTACAAGATGAGCCGCCTGTACATCACTCCCGACGGCTTTTTCTTCCGCGTGCATATACTAGCCCTGGACTCCTCCAGTTGCCATAAGCCGTGTCCAGAATTTAAACCCGGTATCGAAATCCCGTCCCCCGAAAAGGCCATTCATCGTGTCCTTTATAATGCTACTGGGGACCTGAGTGCTGCAGCCCAGCTTCTGTTGGTCACCCCAGCACCCAACTCCCTTTTCAAAGACCAGGCGTTGAGCAGGGCCTCACATACGCCAGGCAAGCATGTCATAAGTTACACTCCCAGAATTTGTCTTTTTCAGACAGGCTCTTGA
- the 1810010H24Rik gene encoding UPF0450 protein C17orf58 homolog isoform 2 precursor (isoform 2 precursor is encoded by transcript variant 2) yields the protein MTARALWLLCLIVGWSPEAPVAERKAPPPHRKPDSRETPGPRAQPLPEFSRRPRAAYAGPRAWPDPRRRKTAPPADNRAGFRDAVHAPAALPGPRLAQAENRASPPEDSPRRALSRAVRPPGARAASPAHPNRPRAAAQPSGTPQALSPEDREPETQSCARACSADADEWEAYCASEFAVNGIVHDVDVLGAGMRLVTLLVDPDGLYKMSRLYITPDGFFFRVHILALDSSSCHKPCPEFKPGSRYIVMGHIYHKRRQLPSALLQVLRGRLRPGDGLIRGSSSYVKRFNRKREWQVRGATHTQCI from the exons ATGACAGCTCGAGCCCTCTGGCTTCTCTGTTTGATCGTCGGATGGTCCCCCGAAGCCCCGGTGGCGGAGAGAAAAG CCCCGCCGCCGCACCGAAAGCCCGACTCCCGGGAGACTCCAGGGCCACGCGCGCAGCCGCTGCCCGAGTTCTCGCGCCGCCCGCGTGCCGCCTACGCAGGACCGCGCGCCTGGCCCGACCCCCGGCGCCGGAAGACCGCGCCGCCCGCCGACAACCGCGCCGGCTTCCGGGATGCAGTGCACGCGCCCGCGGCGCTTCCGGGCCCGCGCCTCGCGCAGGCGGAGAACCGCGCGTCCCCGCCCGAGGACTCTCCGCGGCGCGCGCTCTCTCGGGCCGTGCGACCTCCGGGCGCGCGCGCCGCCAGCCCCGCCCACCCGAACCGGCCGCGCGCAGCAGCGCAGCCCTCTGGGACCCCGCAGGCGCTGTCGCCGGAGGACAGGGAGCCAGAGACTCAGTCCTGCGCGCGCGCCTGCAGCGCGGACGCGGACGAGTGGGAGGCCTATTGCGCCAGCGAATTCG CGGTGAATGGAATCGTGCACGACGTGGACGTGTTGGGCGCGGGCATGCGCCTGGTGACTCTTCTGGTGGACCCCGACGGGCTGTACAAGATGAGCCGCCTGTACATCACTCCCGACGGCTTTTTCTTCCGCGTGCATATACTAGCCCTGGACTCCTCCAGTTGCCATAAGCCGTGTCCAGAATTTAAACCCG GAAGCAGGTATATTGTGATGGGCCACATCTACCATAAGAGACGGCAGCTCCCCAGTGCGCTGCTCCAGGTCCTAAGGGGGCGCCTGCGTCCAGGAGACGGGCTGATCCGGGGTAGCAGCAGCTACGTGAAGAGGTTTAACCGAAAGCGGGAGTGGCAAGTTCGAGGTGCCACCCACACCCAGTGCATTTGA